One Novipirellula galeiformis genomic window carries:
- a CDS encoding neutral/alkaline non-lysosomal ceramidase N-terminal domain-containing protein: MLLTLTATPAELHLPDDNFPVTAKGFLAMRFPPALLSLVCSVFLLATTAISADPVPPKSDAKAPLLVGIAEQDITPPTGFPMAGYYHERLAEGTINPLKAKAIVFREGNTAAALVVCDLIGVATDLSREVRKLASEKTGIPASNIVVSATHSHTAPDYMRELYLYLTQNEDQNPQRAKYIEKLIDGPVNAIVQAHTNAKPSSLASGSATQTTPVAFNRRSVMRDGSVLTWQAESNPKRIRAAGPIDPQIGVLAIQDTEDGTTRGILSNFALHLDTVGGMKWSADYPFFIERTLREAFGPELISIFGAGCCGDINHVNPASSVRNKSDFIGNSLGDSIRDEVAQLTPLEHTHLAVKSEVVQLPLEEATAEQVERSAQTIELIKNGGKADFFDHVIAYKKLVLDQIRHSQPHEKTAEYLTWGRSRSLAGIGETLPVDVTVITLGNDVAIVTLPGEVFVELGLAIKQASPFRTTIVVELSNVVETIYVPHRAAYASGSYEVTNSTVMPGSGEMLVETAVRLLRQAATENEQAKSHQTASTSKPQDSASDSRSTATTLVVTTPEPPTATSSTQVHSDATPKAEEETPFPKRGSSMIEHTVTFRLKHASGSEEETGFLNAAAELATIPDVRDFQIRRQTSVKNSHTFGISMRFDTPAQYKAYNEHPLHVRFVQQRWLNEVVEFQEADFEPLD; encoded by the coding sequence ATGCTTTTGACGTTAACCGCCACCCCCGCCGAACTCCACCTACCTGACGACAATTTTCCTGTCACCGCAAAAGGGTTCCTTGCAATGCGTTTCCCCCCCGCTCTGCTGAGTCTAGTTTGTTCCGTCTTTTTGCTTGCCACGACGGCCATCTCAGCCGATCCCGTGCCTCCGAAATCGGATGCCAAGGCGCCATTGCTGGTCGGTATCGCCGAACAGGACATCACCCCGCCGACGGGATTCCCGATGGCCGGTTACTATCACGAGCGATTGGCTGAAGGCACGATCAATCCACTAAAGGCCAAAGCGATTGTCTTTCGAGAAGGCAACACGGCGGCCGCATTGGTCGTCTGTGATTTAATTGGCGTCGCCACCGATTTGTCTCGTGAAGTTCGTAAACTGGCATCCGAAAAAACCGGAATTCCGGCAAGCAATATTGTGGTTTCGGCGACGCATTCACACACAGCGCCAGACTACATGCGGGAGCTCTACCTGTATCTGACCCAAAATGAGGACCAGAACCCACAGCGGGCGAAATACATCGAAAAACTGATCGACGGACCGGTTAACGCGATCGTCCAGGCCCATACCAATGCAAAACCGTCATCGTTGGCGAGTGGCTCCGCAACTCAAACGACACCGGTTGCCTTTAACCGCCGCTCTGTCATGCGAGACGGCAGCGTTCTGACCTGGCAAGCCGAGAGCAACCCCAAACGGATTCGTGCCGCAGGACCGATCGATCCTCAAATTGGCGTGCTCGCGATCCAGGATACCGAAGATGGCACGACTCGCGGGATTCTCAGTAATTTTGCGTTACATCTCGACACCGTCGGAGGAATGAAGTGGAGTGCGGACTATCCGTTCTTCATCGAACGCACCCTACGGGAGGCATTCGGTCCCGAGCTAATTTCTATTTTTGGTGCCGGATGCTGTGGTGATATCAATCACGTTAACCCCGCGTCGAGCGTGCGGAACAAATCGGATTTCATCGGCAATTCCCTCGGCGACTCGATCCGCGACGAAGTCGCTCAACTGACTCCGCTTGAACACACACACTTGGCGGTGAAATCGGAAGTGGTCCAGTTACCGTTGGAGGAGGCCACTGCCGAGCAAGTGGAGCGAAGTGCCCAGACGATCGAGTTGATCAAAAATGGTGGTAAGGCCGATTTCTTTGACCACGTCATCGCCTACAAGAAACTAGTTCTCGATCAAATCCGTCATTCCCAACCCCACGAGAAGACTGCTGAATACCTCACCTGGGGTCGGAGCCGGTCGTTGGCGGGAATCGGGGAAACCTTGCCTGTGGACGTGACCGTGATCACCCTCGGCAACGATGTGGCGATCGTCACTCTCCCCGGCGAAGTGTTTGTCGAACTAGGCCTCGCAATCAAACAAGCGTCACCCTTCCGCACGACGATCGTGGTGGAATTATCTAATGTGGTTGAGACGATCTATGTCCCCCACCGCGCCGCCTACGCTAGCGGCAGCTACGAGGTCACCAATTCGACTGTGATGCCGGGCAGCGGCGAGATGTTAGTCGAAACGGCGGTCCGACTGCTGCGACAAGCTGCGACCGAAAATGAACAAGCGAAGTCACACCAAACGGCTTCCACAAGCAAACCCCAGGACAGCGCGTCGGATTCTCGATCTACGGCGACCACTCTGGTTGTCACCACTCCGGAACCACCCACCGCGACATCATCAACTCAAGTGCATTCCGATGCTACGCCAAAAGCAGAAGAAGAAACCCCATTTCCTAAACGAGGATCATCAATGATTGAACACACCGTCACCTTTCGTCTGAAACACGCATCGGGGTCGGAAGAAGAAACCGGTTTTTTGAACGCGGCGGCCGAACTTGCCACCATTCCTGACGTGCGAGACTTTCAGATTCGTCGCCAAACCAGTGTCAAGAACTCGCATACCTTTGGCATCTCGATGCGATTTGATACGCCAGCGCAATACAAAGCGTACAACGAGCATCCCCTACATGTTCGCTTCGTACAGCAACGTTGGTTAAACGAGGTCGTCGAATTTCAGGAAGCCGACTTCGAACCACTTGATTAA